The genomic interval GTTTTTAATTATCCTGAACAACTGAAAGTTTTCTTTTCAATCTTTAATACCAAATAAAGGGAACATGCAAGAGAGTAACAATGCAGACTGCCTGGATGTTGTCTGATGCTCTATTGTATTGTTTCTCTTCAAGCAATCTTGTAACAAAAGTAACCCCTTCGCCAGGTATGTAGAAATGGGTCATCTCATCTGCGAGGAAATGTATATGTGCACTTCAAGTCCTTGGATTCAGCGGTTCTGGCACATCATTTTGTCAATGGTCGCTACTTTGCTGGAAAACAGGTACCGGAATTGGACTAGAAACTAGATTCCCGTTCCTTAATTTAACATGTCACCatgttaacattttttttttcagttgtgttgtatttatttgaaatatgaatGTCTTAGTTGTTAGTAGAGGCAATGACCTTATACAAGATTGGGGAGTCTAAACTAGGACACTAATATTTTATGGAGTGTCTTAATTGTTAAAAATGGTGAAtcaattgtatattttattcaagcaaatgatatgtatttataCAAGATTAGAGTCTAAACTAGGAAACTAGGAAAGAGAATAGGAAAGTAAGTAATTAGCTCATTTACGAGTAATATTCTGCTAATATATTCTAACAATTTGAAATATGAATGTCTTAGTTGTTAGTAGATGCAATGACTTTAAAAAAAGGATGTCTTATCTGCGTATTATCTTGTTAGCCTTGCTCCTATGGTATTGTGATCTTTACCTTAAATTTTATCTTCAGTTTCATGTTTTCCGAttcctttttttattttctttttcttctgttTTTGCTTGTCATACAATAAGCTTGCCTCATTGATTAGTATTTTGGACAATTGGTGCTTAAAATGAATATGAAGCCTTAACAAGTTCAATAAACAAAAgcatttgattatattaaaattttatactttgttATAATTATCAGTTGGGTTCTCTTGCAAATTGGTTATGAGTAGACTGGTGATCAATAAGCCTGGAGAGTAGGTAGAACACTAGCTCACACACAAATAGTAGCAAAATACGAGCAGagaagaagaaaggaaagtAGCTGGGTGCTACTATTGCATTGAAATTGCACAGGACTGTTTGAGAGCCTGGCCTCTCCCACCTTAAGAGAAATAATGATAAGAACCTGCTTTAGATTACTCAGACCAGTAGCCAATTCAACAACACAGCAGCAGAAAAACAATAGAACAGTAGCAAAACTACAGAGAAACAGTAGAGTACTATATTGAATATATGAGAAAACTGATGGGAGCCCTTAGGCCCCTTTGATGCAAAGAGTTTTACTCAATACATTGCATGCCCGCTCTATTCTCTTACTCTCCTATGTATAGTAATTCCTCGCTCACACAACCCTCCCAAACAATGACTCTACCCTTTTTATTTACTATATTCTAGCTCACCATATTTATCACAGGGCCTATTAACTAATTCTTTCTGACCATTTTCTCAATAACTCATCATTTTTAATAACATTTCTCCACTCCACGGTCGTGTGGCCAGCCCTAcccaaaatacataaaatattcCTCTACTACCCTGGATTCCTATTGGTCATGACAACTTCATGTTCAAGTAATAATAGACTATCACCCTGTGCAACATTCTTCTTTCTAGAGTAGGTAAAATGGATAGGAGGTCTTTCCGTGGCCTGTCCATCAGTTTGGGAACCATTAATTGAATTTCATTTAGAAGGTTGCTCCTTCTATGGTTAAGGTTTTGGTTAGATTGTGGCTTTTACAGATTAACACACAAGAAAATATTCTACCAAGTCGAAATCCTGTGTAAGAAAGATTGCACATGTTTATTATGATGATTCTATGCTGTCTACTTTGTGGAAATTCTTGACAGAGTTCAGGTTGGCTTGGTTGGTTGATGACAAGAAATTCCTTTGATTTTGTGGCTCAAACTTTTATGTCATAATACAATAATGCTTAACTTTTTACGGAATTGTGGAGTGCTGGCTGTTTTGTGGGCTACCATGATATAATTTTTATCTTTGTGGTAAGATGAATGAGAAAGTATTCAcagcctttttgttttcttttactTTGATCTGTTGGTAGTTTggacggtttttttttttttttttttttttaaaaaaaataagaaactgaTCAGGGTTTTGGATAATATTTTGGTGTGGGAGTTATGATTTTATCTCCTTTTGCTGTGTATTTTTGGACTTCTTAATCACCCGTATCCTTCTATATCTGGTTAAATTTAAAATGGAGCATGACTTTACAAACAAGTAAATGAAATGACTGTAGAATGCTGATACCTCAGTTGTGATTGCCTTACAGTTTCCCCATCATTCACTTAGAAGTTTGAACCATGTAGTTGGTGTATTGATCTAGTGATGATTCCTGCAGGTGGGATGTGAATTTGTTAACCTGACCAGGTGGAAGGTTGCAATATGTGGGGAGTATATGAAGTCAAGATTTAAGGTACTGGCTTCTGTTTGGCGTTGGTTGTTTTGATCATCATTCCTGTGCTCAGCTACACTTAAACTTTGTATTGAGTAATCAAAAAACTTAGGTTCAGTTTGGAGGGGGACTTGCATTCAATTTGGCACAGGGTTACAATTGGGTTTCTGTTTGGGGATAATTAGGAAAACTTTAAGGGCAGTTTGTTTCAAGATCTTAGGAATTTCTTCTTATTCTTGTAACTTCAGATGATACCTTTTCTTCTTTTGatgattttatataaaaaaacagcttatgttatgtatatataatgttAGGTTTTTGTTTTGATAATCATTCCTATGCTGTTACAGACATGTTCGCGAGGAACAGCATGCAATTTCATTCACTGTTTTCGCAATCCTGGTGGAGATTATGAATGGGCTGATAGTGACAAACCACCCCCGAGGTATTGGGTGCAAAAAATGGTTGCATTATTTGGCCATTCTAATGAATCTGTACACGAGGGACTAAGGGAACAAGGGAATTTGGATGAACCAAATAGCGCTGGCAAAAGATCAAGAGCTGATGCAAACTGGTTtggtttttctctctttttttagtTGTGGCCTCAGTACTTGGTATACTGATAGATAATATGCTAAGCTACATAGCACAGTGTGATTTTTATTAGTCTTCATACCGACATTCTTTCTTAACAAACCAGAAACAAACCACATGGGTGGCGGGTTTTCCtttttaatatatgtaaattagcCAGTTATGTCATTATtagtataaattataaaataatagagacacaattagaaatatttaaactttaaaagATAAATCATTGTCCCAAACAACTTTAAAAAGTATTTTAGACAATTATTCCCATGTGGAGGCAAGTTTCCAAATACGGGACCTAAAAAAGTAACTTGTAGTAATGtttattcatatttataattggcCCAAGTTGGATTAGAACTTTTCAGAACTGTACGAGAGGTTATTCTAATATAAAGTATCACTTTTAGAAAGATGGGTTTCTTATATTGTTATTGCAGATTATGACAGTGCGGGTTTTAAAATTCTCTCTTTTATTACCTTGTCATTTAATACTTTAAggactcgtttggaacgccgtattatgtcgtattgtattgtattatattgaattttattttatgcaatctttttatgtaaaaatatatgtggtattaacttttatggacacctaaatatataatattttagtataaattaaaatttaacatagtattatataaaaatatgatatataatccaattcaatataatacaatacaatacgagcTAATgcgacgttccaaacgagccctaaggTTGCATCTTATTCAATTCATTTCGACAAGTTATCCATGCAATAGAAGGTTGAAACTTGTCTGGTCAGTGATTAGACTATAAGAAAGCTGTTTCTTGAGTGTGTAATGTGACATACtgagaatatttaattaggtaATCTTAGAGCTGATGATTTGCTTTATGTATGTATAATGACCATATTATGATTTGAGTTTTGTTTGTAGACATGCATGTAAGTCAGTAgagaaaatatatgtatttttctttctttataattGACTTCTTGCTTGAGCTCAATGCTTCTCTTTTATCCCATTCAATGTTGTGTTGagttgaaaaaattaagcatCCTGCTTAATTTATTTCAGGTATTGCTCAAGAAGATCTGGATCTAGAGAAACAAGTTACAGGGACGACCATGGCCATAGTGGTTCAAGTAGAAGAAAGGAGAATTTAGATTTCGTGAGGAGAACAGAAGATCAGTTTAGGTGTACAAGTGATGGTATCAGAAGCCTTGATGATGATATCCATGAGGATGATAAGCatcagaagaaaagaaaaaagcgTCATACTGATTCTGATGCAAAAATATTTGATGACGATAGAAAGAAAAGTGGAGATGAATCTCATGATTATATGAGGGAAACCTCAAGATGGAAGAGTAAGGAATACAAGAACAACACTCATGAATATGGTTCAGATGGAGAACGGTTGACGAGGGAGGGAGACAGAAAGAAACACCATGAGCGTGCTAGGAAAAGCTCAAATTATCATAAGAGATTGAGAAAGCTGGATGATTATGAAGATTATAGAAGTCGTGAAATAGATTTCAATAGGAGAGGGAAGAGTGGTAACAAGGAAATATCACATGATAGCAGGAAGAGCAGCTCAAGACGCCGTAGATATCCTGGTAATCACTTGGACAGGAATAACAGAAGTCATGATACTGGTCGAGAGTTGTCTGACAAAGGCAGCTATGGTGATGAGTTGTTGGGCGAGGATGTAGCAAGGCACTTTTGTCAAATTAGGACACAAACGAATGAAGTATCAAATGTTTCTGATGATCATGGAGAACCAGAAAATAGCTTGGAAAACAGAGGCGATTCGTGCATAGATATTGTAAAAGCAGATTCTTGTAACAGTAAAGATAAGAGCTATGATTCTGGCACTTCAAGTCAATATGATGAGAGATATAGATCCCATGATCTATGGGAGTCTGAACAGTGTTCCGATAAGAAATCCCACAAGTCTAGGATGGTAACTAGTTTTAGCAGCAGTTCAGGTCAATACAAT from Cannabis sativa cultivar Pink pepper isolate KNU-18-1 chromosome 4, ASM2916894v1, whole genome shotgun sequence carries:
- the LOC115712855 gene encoding zinc finger CCCH domain-containing protein 5 translates to MGKFPGLQMDFGLGFGKGPKETMAEEVTAIAKAEGLEEEEREMQPEFEGLALENGMNRKEKRKALKKMKRKQIRKEVAMKEREEVEAWLNDPEEQKRISLMEHEEAERSARERKEFEEREKAWLEAMEMQRKKKMEEEEEEEEEQRRKALDEESRKQQVETANEVDESDEWEYEEGPAEIIWQGNEIIFKKKRVRVSKKNSHLDDSSIKEDVDRPTSNPLAPEFETFSEYRNSLMSGQQLIESVAEQVPNFGTELDKAHCPFHLKTGACRFGQRCSRVHFYPDKSCTLLIKNMYSGPGLAWEQDEGLEYTDEEVERCYEEFYEDVHTEFLKFGEIVNFKVCRNGSSHLRGNVYVHFKSLDSAVLAHHFVNGRYFAGKQVGCEFVNLTRWKVAICGEYMKSRFKTCSRGTACNFIHCFRNPGGDYEWADSDKPPPRYWVQKMVALFGHSNESVHEGLREQGNLDEPNSAGKRSRADANWYCSRRSGSRETSYRDDHGHSGSSRRKENLDFVRRTEDQFRCTSDGIRSLDDDIHEDDKHQKKRKKRHTDSDAKIFDDDRKKSGDESHDYMRETSRWKSKEYKNNTHEYGSDGERLTREGDRKKHHERARKSSNYHKRLRKLDDYEDYRSREIDFNRRGKSGNKEISHDSRKSSSRRRRYPGNHLDRNNRSHDTGRELSDKGSYGDELLGEDVARHFCQIRTQTNEVSNVSDDHGEPENSLENRGDSCIDIVKADSCNSKDKSYDSGTSSQYDERYRSHDLWESEQCSDKKSHKSRMVTSFSSSSGQYNGKQKSNDHDLELHHYQDQKENPSESEEVISEHWKSKSKSGSDHYEQCSAESGRESRSRRSRKSSHRRHSKSNRLEKRDFPEGDKKSREDLRR